One window from the genome of Microbulbifer sp. ALW1 encodes:
- the gndA gene encoding NADP-dependent phosphogluconate dehydrogenase produces MSDSMSDSLCDIGFIGAGVMGKNLILNLVDNGYRVCAFDLDHGRLEALLEQDAKERGDQPARVEVCNSYTELLSRVKAPHLVILSVPAGAPVDDVCNKLLDAGLQADDIVIDTGNSLWTDSVTRCKRYEGKLIFFTTAVSGGEVGARFGPSLMPSGDRYAWARIEPVWHAIAAKVDPATGQPIERFEPGNPVKEGEPCAAYIGPIGSGHFVKMVHNGIEYADMQMICEVYDVMRSALEMTPKEIAAVFRDWNKGVLNSYLIDISAEVLDTLDSETGKPLVDVILDRAGQKGTGLWTAVGALQVGCPAPSIAEAVFARSLSTRKVLRGRAAKKLVGPSVAAVPQDKRDEVIAQLHDALYCAKICVYAQGFDLMKLAAREQGWELNFAEIARIWRAGCIIRAVFLQSISDAYERDTKLSNLLLDDFFIEQIASHQGNWRRAVADATIGGIPVPALSSALSYYDAFRRESLPANLLQAQRDFFGAHTFSRVDKPEQQKYHVLWSEPGRPIKKIH; encoded by the coding sequence ATGTCAGATTCCATGTCAGATTCACTTTGCGATATCGGTTTTATTGGCGCGGGCGTCATGGGGAAAAACCTGATCCTCAACCTCGTGGACAACGGATACCGCGTGTGTGCTTTTGACCTGGATCACGGCCGCCTGGAAGCGCTGCTGGAGCAGGATGCCAAAGAGCGGGGCGACCAGCCGGCGCGGGTGGAGGTGTGCAATTCCTACACCGAACTGCTGTCACGGGTGAAAGCGCCGCATCTGGTGATTCTCTCTGTGCCGGCGGGCGCGCCCGTGGATGACGTTTGCAACAAATTGCTGGACGCCGGCCTGCAGGCGGACGATATCGTGATCGATACCGGCAACAGCCTCTGGACCGACTCTGTAACGCGCTGCAAGCGCTACGAAGGCAAACTGATCTTCTTCACCACGGCGGTATCCGGTGGCGAAGTCGGCGCGCGCTTCGGGCCTTCCCTGATGCCCAGTGGCGACCGCTATGCCTGGGCGCGCATCGAGCCGGTGTGGCATGCAATTGCCGCCAAGGTAGATCCGGCCACGGGCCAGCCCATCGAGCGGTTTGAGCCGGGCAACCCCGTCAAAGAAGGTGAGCCCTGTGCGGCTTACATCGGGCCTATCGGTTCCGGCCACTTTGTGAAAATGGTGCACAACGGCATCGAATACGCGGATATGCAGATGATCTGCGAAGTCTATGACGTGATGCGTAGTGCCCTGGAGATGACACCAAAGGAAATTGCCGCAGTCTTCCGCGACTGGAATAAAGGCGTGCTCAACAGCTACCTGATCGATATCAGTGCGGAGGTACTGGATACCCTGGACTCGGAAACCGGCAAGCCGCTGGTAGACGTGATTCTCGATCGCGCCGGTCAGAAGGGCACCGGCTTGTGGACCGCGGTGGGTGCCTTGCAGGTCGGTTGCCCGGCGCCGAGTATTGCGGAAGCGGTGTTTGCGCGCTCGCTTTCCACTCGCAAGGTGCTGCGCGGCCGTGCGGCAAAAAAACTGGTTGGACCGTCAGTTGCTGCCGTGCCGCAGGACAAGCGGGATGAGGTAATCGCGCAGCTGCACGATGCTTTGTACTGCGCAAAAATCTGCGTTTATGCGCAGGGCTTCGATCTGATGAAGCTCGCGGCCCGCGAGCAGGGCTGGGAACTGAACTTTGCAGAAATCGCCCGCATTTGGCGCGCCGGCTGTATTATCCGTGCGGTCTTCCTGCAGTCCATCAGCGATGCCTATGAGCGGGATACCAAGTTGTCCAATTTGTTGCTGGATGATTTCTTCATCGAGCAGATCGCCAGCCACCAGGGCAACTGGCGTCGGGCCGTGGCCGATGCCACCATTGGCGGGATTCCGGTGCCGGCGTTGTCTTCGGCGCTCAGTTACTACGATGCTTTCCGGCGCGAATCACTGCCGGCGAACCTGCTGCAGGCCCAGCGCGATTTCTTTGGCGCGCACACCTTTTCACGGGTCGATAAACCTGAGCAGCAGAAATACCATGTGTTGTGGAGTGAGCCGGGACGGCCGATCAAGAAAATTCATTGA
- the rdgC gene encoding recombination-associated protein RdgC, translating into MWFKNLRVYRLTREFSLSAEQLNEMLEPDIFTPCGSQDMARYGWVPPLGRHGSELVHAANGYLMVCAKKQEKVIPAAVVNEKVEEMALAISEKEARSVGRKERQNLKDEVLLEMRPKAFARSRLQFAYIDPKDGWIVVNASSAKAAEELLENLREAISSLSVVPVTAKNIPQQSMTHWLTAPEAPANFEFGHECELRDPQESGSVIRCKNQDLCAEEIHNHLVAGMQVHKLGLVWREGVELMVDDQLAIKRLKFSDEVTEKADNADADNAAQRFDIEFSVMTLEISALLKDLLVAFGGLNTDTASVDEIVARATRADSEQQLAAEVEEVV; encoded by the coding sequence ATGTGGTTTAAAAACCTGCGCGTCTACCGCCTCACCCGCGAATTCTCCCTATCCGCCGAGCAATTGAACGAAATGCTCGAGCCGGACATTTTCACGCCTTGCGGCAGCCAGGATATGGCCCGCTACGGCTGGGTACCGCCCCTGGGGCGCCACGGCAGCGAGCTGGTCCACGCCGCCAACGGCTACCTGATGGTGTGCGCGAAGAAGCAGGAGAAAGTGATCCCCGCGGCGGTAGTGAATGAGAAGGTGGAAGAAATGGCCCTGGCCATTTCCGAAAAAGAAGCCCGCAGTGTCGGCCGCAAGGAGCGGCAGAACCTCAAAGACGAGGTACTGTTGGAAATGCGCCCGAAAGCCTTCGCGCGCTCCCGCCTGCAATTTGCCTATATCGACCCCAAAGATGGTTGGATTGTGGTGAACGCCTCTTCGGCCAAGGCCGCGGAGGAACTACTGGAGAACCTTCGGGAGGCCATCAGCAGCCTGTCGGTAGTACCAGTAACCGCCAAAAACATTCCCCAGCAATCCATGACCCACTGGCTGACCGCCCCGGAGGCCCCCGCCAATTTCGAGTTCGGCCACGAGTGCGAGCTGCGCGACCCGCAGGAATCGGGCAGTGTCATTCGCTGCAAAAACCAGGACCTGTGTGCGGAGGAAATCCACAATCACCTGGTCGCCGGTATGCAGGTGCACAAACTGGGGCTGGTCTGGCGCGAAGGTGTGGAACTGATGGTAGATGATCAGCTGGCCATCAAGCGCCTCAAGTTCAGCGACGAAGTGACCGAGAAGGCCGATAACGCCGATGCCGACAATGCCGCCCAGCGCTTCGATATCGAATTCTCGGTAATGACCCTGGAAATCTCGGCACTGTTAAAGGACCTACTGGTGGCCTTCGGCGGGCTCAACACCGATACAGCCAGCGTCGACGAGATAGTCGCCCGCGCTACCCGCGCCGATAGCGAACAGCAACTGGCTGCGGAAGTGGAAGAAGTGGTTTAA
- a CDS encoding YceK/YidQ family lipoprotein has protein sequence MKYLAPLTSLVLLSGCGTVTTLTNSDSEIARNLKRQNTGCVSVPRVYSGVAYNMCKLNSNGSSIYFLPMVGVYLVDSLLSATTDTVMLPYTVYAQSQDGSINL, from the coding sequence GTGAAGTATCTTGCTCCTTTAACATCCCTTGTATTGCTGTCGGGTTGCGGCACGGTGACCACGCTGACCAATTCCGACTCGGAAATAGCACGAAATCTGAAACGACAGAATACAGGCTGTGTCAGTGTGCCCCGGGTGTACAGTGGCGTTGCCTACAATATGTGCAAACTCAACTCCAATGGAAGCTCCATTTACTTTCTCCCAATGGTCGGTGTCTACCTAGTTGACAGCCTTTTGTCGGCCACCACCGACACCGTCATGCTGCCCTACACCGTCTATGCGCAGAGCCAGGACGGCAGTATTAACCTGTAG